Genomic window (Sulfolobales archaeon):
AGCCTCTGTACCAGCTCTTATAGCGTTGATCTTAACGCTTACAGGCTCAATAACGCCTAGAGCTTTCATATCAGCTATCTCTCCTCTAAACACATCGACACCGAACCACCCGCCTGTCTCCTTATGCTTAGCCCTAAGCTTCATTATATACTCTAGAGGATCTAG
Coding sequences:
- a CDS encoding TCP-1/cpn60 chaperonin family protein, with the protein product LDPLEYIMKLRAKHKETGGWFGVDVFRGEIADMKALGVIEPVSVKINAIRAGTEAAALILRIDDLIAAARSKGAEEKGKKEEKKEEKEEEK